The genomic segment CGACTGAACGGCGAAGAGCAAACCGTGGCCGAGGCCGCCAGCCTGGCCGATTTGCTGCAATCGCTGAAGGTGCCGCCGCAAAACCTGGTCGTCGAATACAACGGCACGGTGCTGGCGGCCGGCCAATACGCCACCACGAAACTGGCCGACGGCGACGTCATCGAACTGGTGCGCTTCGTCGGCGGAGGTTGAGATGCCCGCGGAACACAAACCCCTGACCATCGC from the Myxococcales bacterium genome contains:
- the thiS gene encoding sulfur carrier protein ThiS, producing the protein MPRIRLNGEEQTVAEAASLADLLQSLKVPPQNLVVEYNGTVLAAGQYATTKLADGDVIELVRFVGGG